The Methanobrevibacter boviskoreani JH1 genome contains a region encoding:
- a CDS encoding HAD family hydrolase, translated as MKKLYIFDFDGTLVDTLYDSVSAYNKALEKFNQPIFPFKTADDINFEEFISFMGSDEDILEEYMDIYIRSPKDHTKPYDGILETLAELNSNPDITLAVCSNRMDDLLRMLVLKLFPNIDFKYVIGHIRDEPFKPDPFLINKIIKSEDFLKEEIVYIGDRYTDIQTGKNVDVDVIVVKWGQGSDDAYLDDYPIKVVDKPSEILDL; from the coding sequence ATGAAAAAACTGTATATTTTTGATTTTGACGGAACGCTTGTGGATACATTATACGATTCCGTAAGTGCATATAATAAGGCTTTGGAAAAATTTAATCAACCGATATTTCCATTTAAAACTGCAGATGACATCAACTTTGAGGAGTTCATATCATTCATGGGCTCCGATGAGGATATTCTGGAGGAATATATGGATATCTACATAAGGAGTCCTAAGGACCATACAAAACCATACGATGGCATTTTGGAAACACTTGCTGAACTTAACAGCAATCCGGACATAACCCTGGCGGTATGTTCTAATCGTATGGATGACCTATTAAGGATGCTTGTATTGAAGCTATTTCCTAATATAGATTTCAAATATGTGATAGGCCATATAAGGGATGAGCCATTCAAACCTGATCCATTTTTAATTAACAAGATAATCAAGTCCGAGGACTTTTTAAAGGAGGAGATTGTGTATATTGGAGATAGGTATACCGATATTCAAACGGGAAAGAATGTTGATGTTGATGTTATTGTGGTAAAATGGGGTCAGGGTTCCGATGATGCATACCTTGATGATTATCCTATAAAGGTTGTAGATAAACCATCAGAGATTCTGGATCTCTGA
- a CDS encoding DEAD/DEAH box helicase — MSNGEEILEGAKIAFVDKDLQSYDGLKPKLIVNNDGNKVINSIKEELHRCEEFYISVAFITMGGITPLLQDFKELEAKNIKGKIITTNYLNFTEPAALKKLNEFENIEVKFSQEEGFHTKGYIFKDKNVYKGIIGSSNITLNALTINKEWNIGFSSLNNGEIIKNLFDEFKILWDESKDLIDIIDEYEKIYNENKRALETNKEILDDKIDGKNLTPNSMQIDFLNNIDDLISKGENKALLVSATGTGKTYASAFAVKKFNPDKFLFLVHREQIAKQAMKTFKKVFKDEDYKFGLLSGNSKQYDKYYLFSTIQTMSKDDVYSKFRRDEFDYIIIDEVHKAGAASYQKILNYFTPKFCLGMSASPERTDGYNIYELFDYNVALNIRLQDALEEDLLCPFHYFGITDLTVNGKVLDDNSDFQYLVSDDRINYILEQSEYYGYSGDRLKALVFCSTKKEAKELAKGFNNKGHPTVALTGENSQEEREDAIRRLTGDDVEDKLEYIITVDIFNEGVDIPEINQVLLVRPTQSSIIFIQQLGRGLRKFKNKEYVVIIDFIGNYKNNFLIPIALSGDKSYDKDIIRKYLMEGNKIIKGSSSISFDEISKKRIYNAINKATFKTALFKDKYLNLKYKLGRIPYLVDFYENGDLDPYLIISHNSFDSYYNFLKKYDKDYDEYLSDEEVKSLKFITDNFADGKRPHELLILKILSLNHYFTIELVEKALKDYNIFNDFKSIKHSFRMFILSFFKGGDKEKYSGINYFDFNDSDLDNLENLKDKKYDISDDFKRFLSSDVYKKHFNDLVDYALLRYKTRYNEQTEGENLKLFEKYSRKDVCRLLNWPENESSTIYGYSIKYDTCPIFVTYKKKEDISSSTKYEDAFESRDIFSWMTRSKVKLTSKESQEIINNQNLKIHLFINKSDDEGNSFYYMGQVDPIKDMWTETTIRNDKGKELPIVNFKLKLHTTVKEDLYNYFMDNIE; from the coding sequence ATGTCTAATGGTGAAGAGATTTTGGAAGGGGCAAAAATTGCTTTTGTTGATAAGGACCTCCAATCTTATGATGGTTTAAAACCTAAATTAATTGTAAATAATGATGGTAATAAGGTTATAAATTCAATTAAAGAAGAGTTACATAGATGTGAAGAATTTTATATTAGTGTTGCATTTATTACTATGGGGGGTATAACTCCTTTATTACAGGATTTTAAAGAGCTTGAAGCTAAGAATATTAAAGGAAAAATCATTACTACAAATTACCTGAATTTTACAGAACCTGCTGCTTTAAAGAAACTTAATGAATTTGAAAACATTGAGGTTAAATTCTCTCAAGAAGAGGGTTTTCATACTAAAGGTTATATTTTTAAGGATAAAAATGTTTATAAGGGAATTATTGGAAGTTCTAATATTACTTTAAATGCATTAACCATTAATAAAGAATGGAATATTGGTTTTTCATCTTTAAATAATGGTGAAATTATTAAGAATTTATTTGATGAATTTAAAATCTTATGGGATGAGTCAAAGGATCTTATAGATATTATTGATGAATATGAAAAAATTTATAATGAAAATAAAAGGGCTTTAGAGACAAATAAAGAGATTTTAGATGATAAAATTGATGGGAAGAATTTAACACCAAATTCAATGCAAATTGATTTTTTAAATAATATTGATGATTTGATTAGTAAAGGAGAAAATAAAGCTCTTTTAGTATCTGCAACAGGTACAGGTAAAACATATGCATCTGCTTTTGCAGTTAAAAAATTTAATCCAGATAAATTCTTATTTTTAGTTCACAGGGAACAAATTGCAAAACAAGCAATGAAAACCTTTAAAAAGGTTTTTAAAGATGAAGATTATAAGTTTGGATTATTATCAGGTAATTCCAAACAATATGATAAGTATTATCTCTTCTCAACTATTCAAACTATGTCTAAAGATGATGTTTACAGTAAGTTTAGAAGAGATGAATTTGACTATATCATTATAGATGAGGTACATAAGGCAGGTGCAGCTAGTTATCAGAAAATATTGAATTATTTTACACCTAAATTCTGTCTTGGAATGTCAGCATCTCCTGAGAGAACAGATGGTTATAATATTTATGAATTATTTGATTATAATGTGGCACTTAATATTAGACTTCAGGATGCTCTTGAAGAGGATTTACTTTGTCCATTCCATTATTTTGGAATTACTGATTTAACTGTTAATGGTAAAGTTTTAGATGATAACTCTGATTTTCAATATTTGGTATCTGATGATAGAATCAATTATATACTTGAACAATCTGAATACTATGGATATTCTGGAGATAGACTTAAAGCACTTGTATTCTGTAGTACTAAAAAAGAAGCTAAAGAACTAGCTAAAGGATTTAATAATAAAGGTCATCCTACAGTTGCACTTACTGGTGAAAATTCTCAAGAGGAAAGGGAAGATGCAATAAGAAGATTAACTGGTGATGATGTAGAGGATAAATTAGAGTATATTATTACTGTAGATATATTTAATGAGGGAGTAGATATTCCAGAAATTAATCAGGTATTACTTGTAAGGCCTACTCAATCATCAATTATTTTTATTCAACAATTGGGAAGGGGTTTACGTAAATTTAAAAATAAGGAATATGTAGTTATTATTGACTTTATTGGAAACTATAAAAACAATTTCTTAATTCCTATTGCATTATCTGGAGATAAATCATATGATAAGGATATTATCCGAAAATATCTTATGGAGGGAAACAAAATAATTAAAGGCTCATCTTCTATAAGTTTTGATGAGATATCTAAAAAGAGAATATATAATGCAATTAATAAGGCAACCTTTAAGACTGCATTATTTAAAGATAAATATCTGAATCTAAAATATAAATTAGGAAGAATTCCTTATTTAGTTGATTTTTATGAAAATGGTGATTTAGATCCTTATTTAATAATAAGTCATAATAGTTTTGACTCTTATTATAACTTCTTAAAGAAATATGATAAAGATTATGATGAGTATTTATCTGATGAAGAGGTTAAATCATTAAAATTTATTACTGATAATTTTGCTGATGGTAAAAGACCACATGAACTTTTAATTCTAAAAATATTGTCCTTAAACCATTATTTTACAATTGAATTAGTGGAAAAAGCTTTAAAAGACTATAATATTTTCAATGATTTTAAATCTATAAAACATTCATTTAGAATGTTTATTTTAAGTTTCTTTAAAGGTGGAGATAAGGAAAAATATTCTGGAATAAATTACTTTGACTTTAATGACAGTGATTTAGATAATTTAGAAAATCTTAAAGATAAAAAATATGATATATCAGATGATTTTAAAAGATTTTTAAGTTCAGATGTTTATAAAAAACATTTTAATGATTTAGTTGACTATGCCCTTTTAAGGTATAAAACAAGGTATAATGAGCAAACAGAAGGAGAAAATTTAAAGCTATTTGAGAAATATTCTAGAAAAGATGTTTGTCGTTTATTAAATTGGCCGGAAAATGAAAGTTCAACTATTTATGGGTACTCTATTAAGTATGATACCTGCCCTATCTTTGTAACATATAAAAAGAAGGAAGATATTTCAAGTAGTACAAAGTATGAAGATGCATTTGAATCAAGGGATATTTTTAGTTGGATGACAAGAAGTAAAGTTAAATTAACTAGTAAGGAGTCTCAGGAAATAATAAATAATCAAAACCTTAAAATCCATTTATTCATTAATAAAAGTGATGATGAAGGAAACAGTTTTTATTATATGGGGCAAGTAGATCCAATTAAAGATATGTGGACTGAAACAACAATTAGAAACGATAAAGGTAAAGAGTTACCTATTGTTAATTTTAAACTTAAATTACATACTACTGTTAAAGAAGATTTATATAATTATTTCATGGATAATATTGAATAG
- a CDS encoding helix-turn-helix domain-containing protein, translated as MAESEKNIEMGKRLKELRTSQNINQSSIANYLGIDQSTLAKIESGKRSLNLTSLNKLCELYGCSRDYVIGKTDKYTPLNFAFRSKKVSVEDLEAIAVINKIVLNIEFLDNLKEDD; from the coding sequence TTGGCAGAAAGCGAAAAAAATATTGAGATGGGTAAAAGATTAAAAGAGTTAAGAACTTCCCAGAATATTAATCAGTCTAGTATAGCTAATTATTTGGGCATTGACCAAAGTACTCTAGCTAAGATTGAATCCGGGAAACGTTCATTAAATTTAACGTCCCTAAACAAGCTTTGTGAATTATATGGCTGTTCTAGGGATTATGTTATTGGAAAAACCGACAAGTATACTCCTTTAAATTTTGCGTTCAGATCTAAAAAAGTTAGTGTTGAAGATTTAGAGGCAATCGCTGTTATAAACAAGATTGTTTTGAATATTGAATTTTTAGATAATCTAAAGGAGGATGATTGA
- a CDS encoding N-acyl homoserine lactonase family protein — MMKIHVLQTGQVNISESLAFRDEEVNPSLPKLTVLSSYGRKNRKWFPVSAYLIEYDDYLILYDTGWHRDISPNGKYEKLSQIRHQTLKDYLTNQGLVPEGQAINEQLESLNIKTSDLDYVVLSHLDVDHASGLKHVGDAKKIMVSRDELDFANKNKIRYVGNMWKGVDLDTFEFEDRPHGTEEEIFENSPVGRVYDLFGDGKFQLINIPGHTPGLVALKIINTYTGKYVLLFSDGGYAEKSWREMILPGIADNLDQAIESLKWIRQTSLNENCIESLANHDPDIKPHIIEL; from the coding sequence ATGATGAAGATACATGTTTTACAGACAGGGCAGGTAAATATATCCGAGTCACTAGCTTTTCGTGATGAGGAGGTAAATCCCTCATTACCGAAACTTACGGTTCTAAGTTCTTATGGTAGAAAAAACAGGAAATGGTTTCCTGTATCAGCATATCTAATAGAATATGATGATTATCTGATTCTATATGATACCGGCTGGCATAGGGATATTTCACCAAATGGAAAATATGAAAAACTATCCCAGATTAGACATCAAACCTTAAAGGACTATTTGACCAATCAGGGACTAGTGCCGGAAGGTCAGGCCATAAATGAACAATTGGAATCTTTAAACATTAAAACATCCGACCTGGACTATGTGGTATTAAGTCACCTTGATGTGGATCATGCCTCCGGTCTTAAACATGTTGGGGATGCCAAAAAGATTATGGTAAGCAGGGACGAACTTGATTTTGCAAATAAGAATAAGATTAGATATGTTGGGAACATGTGGAAAGGTGTCGATTTGGATACCTTCGAGTTTGAGGACAGGCCACATGGTACCGAGGAGGAAATCTTTGAAAACAGTCCTGTTGGAAGGGTCTATGATCTGTTTGGTGATGGGAAATTCCAATTAATTAATATACCTGGACATACTCCAGGTTTAGTCGCATTAAAGATTATCAATACCTATACCGGTAAATATGTTTTACTTTTCTCCGATGGTGGTTATGCTGAAAAATCATGGAGGGAGATGATTCTACCGGGTATTGCGGATAATCTAGATCAGGCTATCGAATCTCTTAAATGGATTAGACAGACAAGTCTAAATGAGAATTGCATTGAGAGCCTTGCAAACCATGATCCCGATATTAAACCGCATATTATAGAATTATAA
- a CDS encoding MnmC family methyltransferase has translation MTYQDDAVVIDNDVFEIIKEAFDKEVETNDSKYRENLFNQIKDYFVKTDDGSYSIKSRPINNKVETLHTKSGAISESFKKFIDPLKLDYSRDIAILDICAGLGYNTSAAVFDFMQHTDNTTSLKVDMVEISPETLACGMIVPSPIAEHDIVKKAIEDELVRSNFASLHLGSFEIPDNIDISVFIEDARQTVQRLEDNTYDAIFLDPFSQTMAPELFTCDLFKEFKRVIKDNGIVATYTSSAPVRGGFIEAGFHVGEGPVFGRFQGGTIASPNPETLGKSLNILDERRIALSDVGIPFRDINLNSSSDGINQVRTEERHEKRHVSKISSAVKTPIFLGEDIDDAPLKRRVERNLAKVNIPGVKSDEAYYIIEPQNGYSEDSNLKHNSRDRILDMSKRLDDVINGKFNGN, from the coding sequence ATGACATATCAAGATGATGCTGTAGTTATAGACAATGATGTATTTGAGATTATCAAGGAAGCATTTGACAAGGAAGTAGAAACAAATGATTCAAAATATAGGGAAAATCTATTTAATCAAATAAAGGATTATTTTGTTAAAACGGATGATGGTTCCTATTCAATAAAATCAAGACCAATTAACAATAAGGTTGAGACATTACACACCAAATCAGGTGCAATATCAGAAAGCTTTAAAAAATTTATAGATCCGTTAAAACTTGACTATTCAAGGGATATAGCTATTTTGGATATCTGTGCAGGTCTAGGTTATAATACTTCAGCAGCGGTTTTTGATTTTATGCAACATACAGATAATACAACCAGTCTTAAAGTGGATATGGTTGAAATATCCCCCGAGACATTGGCCTGTGGAATGATTGTACCTTCTCCAATTGCGGAACATGATATTGTTAAAAAGGCTATTGAAGATGAGTTAGTTCGTTCTAATTTTGCATCACTTCACCTTGGGTCATTTGAAATCCCAGACAACATTGATATCTCAGTTTTTATTGAGGATGCAAGACAAACTGTTCAGAGATTAGAGGATAATACCTATGATGCAATATTTCTGGATCCTTTCTCACAGACCATGGCACCTGAGTTATTTACATGTGACTTGTTTAAGGAGTTTAAAAGGGTCATTAAGGATAACGGAATTGTTGCAACATATACCTCATCAGCACCTGTAAGAGGCGGGTTTATTGAAGCAGGTTTTCATGTTGGTGAAGGACCAGTTTTTGGTCGTTTCCAAGGTGGCACTATAGCTAGTCCAAATCCTGAAACTTTAGGTAAATCTTTAAATATCCTTGATGAACGACGTATTGCATTATCAGATGTTGGTATACCATTTAGGGATATTAACCTTAATAGTTCAAGTGATGGAATCAATCAGGTTAGGACAGAAGAAAGACATGAGAAAAGACATGTAAGTAAAATATCCTCAGCTGTAAAAACACCAATATTTTTAGGTGAAGATATAGATGATGCTCCACTTAAAAGGAGAGTCGAAAGGAATTTAGCAAAAGTTAATATTCCGGGTGTAAAATCTGATGAGGCTTACTATATTATAGAACCTCAAAATGGTTACAGTGAAGATTCAAATTTAAAACATAACTCAAGAGATAGGATATTAGACATGTCTAAAAGATTAGATGATGTAATCAATGGTAAATTTAATGGTAATTAG
- the tgtA gene encoding tRNA guanosine(15) transglycosylase TgtA — MFEIKAKDNRARVGVLHTQHGDVPTPALMPVIHPGRQTIDVSKYGADIVITNSYIIFKDDELKRKALKEGVHKLINFDGPIMTDSGSFQLSVYGDIDVTNKEVIDFQEAIGTDIGTSLDIPTAPYVTRKKAEEDMEITIERAKEAVQYKKDNDISMLLNSVVQGSTFLDLREKCADELTKLDADLYPIGAVVPLMEMYKYADLVDVVMHSMEHLPDDVPRHLMGAGHPMIFALCAAMGCDLFDSAAYVLYAEDDRLLSTRGTYKLENLTEMPCSCEVCCKYTPDELRALPKEERVQLIAQHNLAVSLGELRTVRQAISEGSLMELVEERCRVHPALLDGLRQLGNYTEDLEYYNPSSKNSAFFYTGPESLQRPEIRRHIQKIRQMPKKSTLVLVPPTRKPYSKNLSGKLGRFYVYGEEKEIDLDDCDFMVLDIPFGLIPLDMDEVYPLSQNDAPRNMDTDSIEFIEDCLAEFSEYYNQVLIHQSIANHYGFDFSIIHPQSDEIKYVKDDIRKIKAIADYQFGVGAGDALFDGKIKIEKSKKTGKIRHISSDGKLVANMRASDSFLVLTKDGGRKLHAATEYPQNRVVVNQDSEPFTRDGKSVFCQFVVDCDDNIRANDEVLIVNEDDDLLAIGKALLNKREIESFNNGQAIKTRKGFKK; from the coding sequence ATGTTTGAAATTAAAGCTAAAGACAATAGGGCAAGGGTTGGAGTACTTCATACCCAACATGGTGATGTACCGACTCCTGCATTAATGCCCGTTATACATCCCGGAAGACAAACTATTGATGTTAGTAAATATGGTGCGGATATTGTTATTACAAACTCATATATTATATTTAAAGATGATGAGTTAAAACGAAAAGCATTAAAGGAAGGGGTTCATAAATTAATCAATTTTGATGGACCTATTATGACTGATTCTGGATCTTTTCAGTTATCTGTTTATGGTGATATTGATGTTACTAATAAAGAGGTTATTGATTTTCAAGAAGCTATCGGTACAGACATTGGAACAAGCCTAGATATTCCAACTGCACCTTATGTTACACGTAAAAAAGCTGAAGAGGATATGGAAATCACTATTGAAAGGGCTAAAGAGGCTGTTCAATACAAAAAAGATAATGATATTTCCATGCTTTTAAACTCTGTTGTTCAGGGATCCACATTTTTAGATTTAAGAGAGAAATGTGCAGATGAACTTACAAAGTTAGATGCGGATTTATATCCGATTGGTGCTGTTGTTCCTTTAATGGAAATGTATAAGTATGCGGATTTGGTGGATGTTGTAATGCATTCCATGGAGCATTTGCCTGATGATGTACCTAGACATTTGATGGGTGCAGGTCATCCAATGATTTTTGCATTATGTGCTGCAATGGGTTGTGATTTATTTGATTCTGCAGCATATGTTTTATATGCTGAGGATGATAGGCTTTTGTCCACAAGAGGAACATATAAACTTGAAAATTTAACTGAAATGCCATGTTCATGTGAAGTATGTTGTAAATATACCCCTGATGAGTTAAGGGCATTACCTAAAGAGGAACGTGTACAATTAATTGCACAGCATAATCTTGCAGTATCTTTAGGTGAACTTAGAACTGTTCGTCAAGCTATCTCAGAAGGAAGTTTAATGGAACTTGTTGAAGAGCGTTGTAGAGTTCATCCTGCATTATTGGATGGTTTAAGACAATTAGGTAACTATACAGAGGATTTAGAATATTATAATCCAAGTAGTAAAAATTCAGCATTCTTTTATACTGGTCCTGAATCACTTCAGAGACCTGAGATAAGACGTCATATTCAAAAAATTCGTCAAATGCCTAAAAAATCCACATTGGTATTGGTTCCGCCCACAAGAAAACCCTATTCTAAGAATCTATCTGGAAAGTTAGGAAGATTCTATGTTTATGGGGAGGAAAAGGAAATAGACTTAGATGATTGTGACTTTATGGTTTTGGATATTCCCTTTGGTCTTATACCTCTTGATATGGATGAGGTGTACCCTTTAAGTCAAAACGATGCACCAAGAAATATGGATACGGATTCAATTGAATTTATTGAGGATTGCCTTGCGGAATTTTCTGAATACTATAATCAGGTTTTAATACATCAGAGTATTGCAAACCATTATGGCTTTGATTTTAGTATTATCCATCCACAATCAGACGAGATAAAATATGTTAAAGATGATATTAGAAAGATTAAAGCTATTGCTGATTATCAATTTGGAGTAGGTGCAGGGGATGCTTTATTTGATGGTAAAATCAAGATTGAAAAGTCTAAAAAAACTGGTAAAATAAGACATATCTCATCAGATGGCAAACTTGTTGCTAACATGAGGGCATCTGATTCATTTTTAGTACTTACAAAAGATGGTGGAAGAAAATTACATGCAGCTACAGAATATCCTCAAAATAGGGTAGTTGTAAATCAGGATTCCGAACCATTTACAAGGGATGGAAAAAGCGTTTTCTGTCAATTTGTAGTGGACTGTGATGATAATATACGTGCAAATGATGAGGTGCTTATTGTAAATGAAGACGATGATTTACTTGCAATTGGTAAAGCGCTACTTAATAAAAGAGAGATTGAAAGCTTTAATAATGGTCAGGCTATTAAAACCAGAAAGGGTTTTAAAAAATAG
- a CDS encoding HAD family hydrolase, whose product MKKLYIFDFDGTLLNTIVDSMECFNNVLSSYGLPRYSVDDYSNIVYDDFLKFLKDLHKQHSDISVSDFFLKFDTDYNKIEKPHTHVYDGIYQMLDSLKAKNIDLAICSNKYGPNLIDLVDEFFKDYEFIDISGSVVEKPDKPDPYRLNEIINNSSYNRDEVLYIGDKNTDILTAKNANLDMLLVTWGQSTEKDYLSDYPLKFVKNPIEIANLNI is encoded by the coding sequence ATGAAAAAATTATATATCTTTGATTTTGATGGCACTTTGCTTAATACAATTGTAGACTCAATGGAATGTTTTAATAATGTTTTAAGTTCATATGGCTTACCAAGATATTCTGTTGATGATTATTCAAATATTGTTTATGATGATTTTTTAAAGTTTTTAAAGGATTTACATAAACAACATAGTGATATCAGTGTCTCAGATTTCTTTTTAAAGTTTGATACAGATTATAATAAAATTGAAAAGCCTCATACTCATGTTTATGATGGTATTTATCAGATGTTAGATTCTCTAAAAGCTAAAAATATAGACTTAGCTATTTGTTCTAATAAATATGGGCCAAATCTCATTGATCTTGTTGATGAATTCTTTAAGGACTATGAATTCATTGACATATCCGGTTCTGTTGTGGAAAAACCAGATAAGCCAGATCCATATAGATTAAATGAAATCATAAACAATTCTAGTTATAACAGAGATGAGGTTTTATATATTGGTGATAAGAATACTGATATATTAACAGCAAAGAATGCCAATTTGGATATGCTGCTTGTAACATGGGGTCAATCTACGGAAAAAGACTATTTAAGTGATTATCCATTAAAATTTGTAAAAAATCCTATTGAAATTGCTAATTTAAATATATAA
- a CDS encoding (deoxy)nucleoside triphosphate pyrophosphohydrolase: protein MKKLHVVAAIIKKDDKILATQRGYGEFKGLWEFPGGKIENGESKKEALIREIKEELNADIKIDKFALDIKWQYPDFYLYMSCYECSLESDLKLLEHMDGKWLSKDELDSVQWIEADIKVVNYLKENL, encoded by the coding sequence ATGAAGAAGTTACATGTAGTAGCAGCAATTATTAAAAAAGATGATAAAATTTTAGCTACTCAACGTGGATATGGTGAATTTAAAGGTCTTTGGGAGTTTCCTGGTGGAAAAATTGAAAATGGTGAATCCAAGAAGGAAGCTTTAATTAGGGAAATCAAAGAAGAGTTAAATGCAGATATTAAAATTGATAAATTTGCTTTAGATATAAAATGGCAATATCCTGATTTTTATTTATATATGTCTTGTTATGAATGTAGTTTAGAAAGCGATTTAAAGCTTCTAGAACATATGGATGGAAAATGGTTAAGTAAAGATGAATTAGATTCAGTTCAATGGATTGAAGCGGATATAAAAGTTGTAAATTACTTGAAGGAAAATCTTTAG
- a CDS encoding ImmA/IrrE family metallo-endopeptidase: MKSPIELNSFAVELRDELNMNPYIPIDLFHMVPTCFTDYTIIFHPMSSNTSGMCVKNGTNSIIGINSNSSLGRQRFTLAHELYHLLYDDNFNEDIVVCNYNDKSDSEQEAELFGSYVLIPYEGLKKFIKSRGIKKWTLDDAIVCEQYFQISHQALITRLLQDGFIDEREFDNLSNVKISHEAKLRGFDKSIYQVPEYNSKRVIGNYVRLVEDAYNSNLISEDKRNGMLLDGFQDEIVYKYKR, encoded by the coding sequence GTGAAAAGTCCAATAGAATTGAATTCATTTGCTGTTGAGCTTAGGGATGAATTGAATATGAATCCTTATATTCCTATAGATTTATTTCACATGGTCCCGACCTGTTTTACAGATTATACTATAATATTCCATCCAATGTCATCAAATACTAGTGGTATGTGTGTAAAGAATGGTACCAATAGTATTATAGGTATAAATTCCAATTCCTCTTTAGGTAGACAAAGGTTTACACTTGCCCATGAATTATATCATTTATTATATGACGATAACTTCAATGAGGATATTGTTGTCTGTAATTATAATGATAAAAGTGATTCAGAGCAGGAGGCTGAGCTCTTCGGTTCATATGTATTGATTCCCTATGAGGGTTTAAAGAAATTTATCAAATCTAGAGGTATTAAAAAATGGACCTTGGATGATGCCATAGTGTGTGAACAATATTTCCAAATTTCACATCAGGCTTTAATTACAAGGCTTCTTCAAGATGGATTTATTGATGAAAGAGAATTTGACAATTTATCTAATGTTAAGATTAGTCATGAAGCGAAGTTAAGGGGTTTTGATAAATCAATTTATCAGGTTCCGGAATATAATAGCAAAAGAGTGATTGGTAATTATGTTCGTCTAGTTGAGGATGCTTACAATTCTAATCTTATATCCGAGGATAAAAGAAATGGAATGTTGTTAGATGGATTCCAAGATGAGATTGTATATAAATATAAAAGGTGA
- a CDS encoding transcription factor S — protein MKFCPKCGAMILPSADGKLKCKCGYEESLTKEEVKDEYSFEGEKNEEQKVVVTTPDDVVLPTTKITCYKCGGTVGYWWTLQTRSADEAPTYFIRCAKCGNTWRQSN, from the coding sequence ATGAAATTCTGTCCAAAGTGTGGTGCAATGATTCTTCCATCTGCTGATGGTAAATTGAAATGTAAATGTGGTTATGAAGAAAGTTTAACTAAAGAAGAAGTTAAAGATGAATACAGTTTTGAGGGAGAGAAAAACGAAGAACAAAAAGTGGTAGTTACCACTCCAGATGATGTTGTACTTCCAACTACTAAAATTACATGTTATAAATGTGGAGGTACTGTGGGATATTGGTGGACTCTTCAAACAAGATCTGCTGATGAGGCTCCTACTTACTTTATCAGATGTGCTAAATGTGGAAACACCTGGCGTCAAAGTAATTAA
- a CDS encoding flavodoxin codes for MSGLIVYYSYKNHTRLIAEKISEITGFDLCEIETVEDYTDDYDMLVDETVDNLKSQTKPELQLLDKEISNYDTIVVGSPVWWYTIAPPIRTFLSSNDFTGKTVIPFVTHAGWPRSAIKEANKLAEANGANVKNPIEIQFTTDHDANDLVTSNGDIKSWINSL; via the coding sequence ATGAGCGGATTAATTGTTTATTATTCATATAAAAATCATACGAGACTGATTGCAGAAAAAATTAGTGAGATTACAGGTTTTGATTTATGTGAAATTGAAACTGTTGAGGATTATACAGATGATTATGACATGCTTGTAGATGAGACTGTAGATAATTTAAAAAGTCAAACCAAGCCGGAATTACAACTATTGGATAAAGAAATATCTAATTATGATACAATTGTAGTTGGAAGTCCTGTATGGTGGTATACCATAGCTCCACCTATTAGAACATTCTTATCCTCAAATGATTTTACAGGAAAAACTGTTATACCATTTGTAACTCATGCTGGATGGCCAAGATCTGCTATTAAAGAGGCAAACAAACTTGCAGAGGCAAATGGTGCAAATGTGAAAAATCCAATAGAAATCCAATTTACAACAGATCATGATGCAAATGATTTAGTTACATCTAATGGGGATATTAAATCATGGATAAATAGTTTATAA